The DNA window CCTCAAAAGATGATACAGTCGTGGTACAGAGCAAGCCTACCGAAGTAAGTGGTAAGACGCTAACCTTTATGGATATCGCCACCGCTCAACCGTTTGATGTTCCAGTGCGTTATTTTAGTTCCAGCAATGAACAAGCCACATTGGAACGCGTTCGGCCTACCGCCTATATCCTGGATCCCGGACAGGAAGAAGCGGTGAAACGGTTGCAACATGCGGGAGTACGGGTGGAAACACTGCGAAAACCGACCCGAGTCGAAGTGGAAAGTTATACTGTCACATCGAAAAAAACAGCGGAAAATTCCTATGAAGGCTATCGACTCCACACCGTGCAAACAGAAGTGGCAGCAAAGACCAAAACCTTCCCCGCCGGCAGTACCATTATCTATATGGACCAAGTCACTGCCAACGTAGCCGCTTTGGCGATGGAACCTGAATCCGTCGACAGTTATGTCACCTTTGGCTTTTTGCCCGCGGAAGAAGGGGATGTCCTTCCTGTTCATCGCTATCTGCAGAGCGGTAAGCTGAAGTGAACCGTAACGGTTGATCCCAGTATGTGATGTGAAAGGATATCAAGTGATTGGCCGTTCCATTTTTGGCTGTAATCGCCTTATCCTTTTGCTGGCAGGCGGTTTAATCCGAATGTTGCCCAAAGGGAGTTATCTCAAGTTTGTCATAGCAGGATTAATCATTTGTCTGTTGCTCATCAATGAAATACTGTCACATAACAAAGCCCCCCTTAAGCTTTCGCTTGAAGGGGGGCTTTCGCTATGATGAGAAGAAAACGATGATCAAGAAGAGGGTTTATCTTTATCGTCTTTGTTTTCCTGTTCATCGTGAGAGGAGTCCGTCGTTTCCGGCTCTGCTGTATCGGTTGTATCATCCGCCTTGTCGGCGTCAGCAGAGGTGTCGGGTTCGCTCTTTTCCTCGTCCTTACCCTGGATGTTAACCGACACTTTCGGTTCCACCGGTTTGTCCAGCTTGCCGTTTTCCAGCAGTTGTCGGATTTCATCGGCATCCAGTGTTTCTTTTACCAGCAAAGTGTCAGCAAGTAGCTCCATTTTATCCCGTTTTTCTTCCAGTAGCTTTTTGGCACGGGCATAGGATTCATTGATCAGCTCTTGCATCTCCTGGTCGATCTCGTATGCAATCGCATCGCTGTAGTTTTGCTCATGTCCGATATCCCGTCCCAGGAATACTTGACCTTGACTGCGGCCAAACTGCATCGGTGCCAGACGTTTGCTCATCCCGTATTCGGTGATCATGCTACGCACAATCGCGGTAGCCTTCTCAAAGTCGTTGTGAGCACCGGTGCTGATTTCGCCAAAAGCGACTTCTTCCGCGGCACGACCACCCAACAATCCGGTCACTCGATCCAACAACTCGTTTTTGGTCATCAGGAAGCGGTCTTCCTTGGGCAGCATCACCACATAACCGCCCGCCTGTCCCCGAGGAACGACGGTTACTTTGTGTACGGTGTCGGCATGCTCCAGATAGTAGCCGACAATGGTATGACCCGCCTCATGAAAGGCGACCGTCTTTTTCTCTTTTTGACTGATGACGCGGCTTTTCTTCTCCGGTCCGGCAATCACGCGGTCAATCGCTTCTTCCACTTCTTCCATCGTGATTTTTTTCAGGTCGCGACGGGCCGCCAACAATGCCGCCTCGTTTAAGAGATTTTCCAAGTCCGCACCGGTAAAGCCGGTGGTACGCTGGGCGATCACATCCAACTTGACGTCTTCAGCCAAAGGTTTGTTGCGAGCGTGTACTTTCAGCACCGCTTCCCGCCCTTTAACATCAGGTCGGTTTACCGTGATCTGGCGGTCGAAACGACCCGGACGCAACAGCGCCGGATCCAGAATGTCGGGACGGTTGGTGGCGGCGATCATGATAATTCCATCATTTACACCAAAGCCGTCCATCTCCACCAACAGCTGATTCAAGGTTTGTTCCCGCTCATCGTGGCCGCCGCCGAGACCGGCGCCACGCTGCCGTCCCACTGCATCGATCTCATCGATAAAGATGATACAGGGTTTGTTCTTTTTCGCCTGCTCAAACAGGTCCCGCACACGGGACGCACCCACCCCGACAAACATCTCCACAAAGTCGGAGCCACTGATGCTGAAAAAGGGAACACCGGCTTCCCCGGCAACCGCCCGGGCCAACAACGTTTTACCTGTTCCCGGCGGTCCAAACAGGAGCACCCCTTTGGGAATACGAGCGCCCACAGTGGAAAATTTGCGGTGGTCTTTGAGGAAATCGACCACTTCCACCAATTCGGCTTTCTCCTCATCGGCACCGGCCACATCGTCAAAGGTAACTTTCTTTTTCTCCTCGTTGTACATCTTCGCCTTGCTCTTGCCGAAGTTCATAACGCGGTTGCCGCCGCCTTGGGCTTGACTGAACAAGTAGAAGAAAAGCAAGAGAATGATGAGGAAAGGAATAAAAGTAGTAAACAGCGTCAACCAAAGAGAGTCCCCTTTGGCTTTCTCATATTTCACGTCGATCCCAGCATCTTTTAAATCCTTAACAACCGTGCTTCCTTGACCATAAGGCCCATAGGTGGTAAAGGTTTTGTCCTGGTTATTGTATTTGCCCTCGATGTAGTAAGCACGGCCTTCTTCTCGAATCGTTGTTACATTCTTGATCTCACCATCGGCTAATTTTTTCTGAAATTGGGTATAGCTTAGTTGTTCTGTTTCCGCCATGGGGTTGAGAATTAAGCTTAAAGCCCCAAGGGATATGAGGATGAGAATTATATATAATCCGGCGTTCCGGAAAATACCTTTCATTATTGACCTCCTCTCAAATTGCCACTTCTTTCATTTTACCACAGCGATTCTAATGGTCACAAGAAAACTCAATCCGAGTAGACTTCTTCTTTTAACACACCAACATAGGAAAGATTGCGGTATTTTTCGGCATAGTCCAATCCATACCCGACCACAAACGCATCCGGTACCTCAAAGCCGCAATAATCCGGTTTTAATCCAGTGGTACGACGAGAGGGCTTATCCAACAGTGTAACCACTTTGACAGAAGCGGCGTTGCGACCGCGCAACAACTCCAACAAGTAGCTGAGGGTGAGGCCGCTGTCGATTATGTCCTCCATCACCAGGACGTGCCGGTTTTCCACCGATGCATCCAGATCTTTTACAATCCGCACCACCCCGGAAGATTGGGTGGAGTCGCCATAGCTGGAAACAGCCATAAAGTCAACCTCAAGATGCGTATCGATGGCACGGACCAGATCGGACATGAACGGAAATGCCCCCTTTAGAACACAGATGCAAAGGGGGTTTAAATCCCGGTAATCTTGGGTCAACTGTTGTCCCAGTTCCCGCACTTTCTGCTGAATCACTTCCTGGGACAACAGGACTTCACGGATGTCTTCGTGCATGGAAACCTCCTGCTAAACATGGCATATGTATCTAATCGACCGAAGGATCTGTCAGTGCGCCCCCTTATCCGGAGTCCAGCGTAAAACGAGCGTTTTTCGGGTATCGGCATCGCACAGCGCAATGTCTGACCGCGCCACGCCCGGGATCCAAATAATATCGTTCCCCGCTGTGACCAAAGGGATTCCATCCCGTTCTTGTTGTGGGATTTTGGCATCGATAAACAGATCCTTCACTTTTTTGGAACCGCCTAACCCCAACGGACGCATTCGGTCTCCCGGTAGGCGTGCTCGAACCGCAAGAGCCGGCGGCAGGCGCTCCCAATCAAAAACAGCCGCCTCTAAGCCTCTCCCTGTTGCGGAGGGAACACCCGCAACAAACTGGGCACAAATTCTGCCCTCACCCCATGCCATTTCTCCCGGCAGTTGCAACGAGACGGAAGAAGGCACAGCTCTTGCTTTTGCCTCTTCGGCGGAAGAAAAAAAACGGAGGAGGTGGTATTGACGCTGAACCCATCCACCTCCAGGCAATGGGGTTTGCGCGGACGGGTTATCACCGGTGGTCAGCGTCCGAACGCGCTCCACCGCTTGCCAATCGACCTCGTTTGCTGATTTTTTCACAAGACAATTTAATATTAGTTTAATCACCCTGCGTTGTAAAGCAACTTCCAGTCGGTTAAACCGGTCAATATCCAGTGTGATTCCCTTTTCGTGTACCCTTGTACAAACATTGTGAAACGCCTCTTTCGTCAAACGTTCCCAAACCTGCTCTTCGTCGGTTGCCAACTCGCTCAATTGCAACAACGCCTCATCAAAACGGGGGTTAAAGGAGGACAACAGCGGAACCAGTTCATGTCGAACGCGATTGCGGGTATAAACGGGGTCTTCGTTGCTGGTGTCATGGCGAAAAGGAATGCGATGGGTAGCGCAATAAGCTCGAATGTCGGCGCGGGAGAGATGCAGCCAGGGACGGATCATCCACATGCCGCGCCAACGGCGGCGGCGAGGGATACCGGTCAACCCTTGTGTGCCGGTTCCTCTCAATAGTCGCATCAACAGCGTTTCCACCTGATCATCGGCATGATGAGCCACTGCCACATGCGTCGCATCCACCGACTGTGCCACACGGTAAAAAGCATCATAGCGCAGTTCTCTTGCAACAGCTTGTTTGTTTCCACCGTGTTTACGCATATAACCCATGACATCCACCCGTTCCACATAACAGGGAATGCTCTGTTGCCGACACCATGATTGCACATGGTCGGCATCTTCCGCACTCTCCTCCCCCCGCAAACCATGATCCACATGAACCGCGGTCACGTTCCATTCTTTCTCCGCTGCCGCTGACCATAATCGATGCAACAGCGCCATCGAATCGGGACCGCCAGATACACCGACAATCACTCCTGCACCCTGTGGAAGCAACTGCTCTTCCCACGAGGTTAACCGTTCTTCCAGCATACGCCTCCCTCCCCGCCCGTATAGAAACAACCCGGGGACCCTCCCCGGGTAATATTCCCACCGCCCGCTTACCCATCCTATGGCCAAAGGCCAATCCGAGTCCCGCAAGGGGCATCCTATGGCCGATAGGCCAATCCGAGTCCCGCAAGGGGCATCCTATGGCCGATAG is part of the Desmospora activa DSM 45169 genome and encodes:
- the ftsH gene encoding ATP-dependent zinc metalloprotease FtsH; its protein translation is MKGIFRNAGLYIILILISLGALSLILNPMAETEQLSYTQFQKKLADGEIKNVTTIREEGRAYYIEGKYNNQDKTFTTYGPYGQGSTVVKDLKDAGIDVKYEKAKGDSLWLTLFTTFIPFLIILLLFFYLFSQAQGGGNRVMNFGKSKAKMYNEEKKKVTFDDVAGADEEKAELVEVVDFLKDHRKFSTVGARIPKGVLLFGPPGTGKTLLARAVAGEAGVPFFSISGSDFVEMFVGVGASRVRDLFEQAKKNKPCIIFIDEIDAVGRQRGAGLGGGHDEREQTLNQLLVEMDGFGVNDGIIMIAATNRPDILDPALLRPGRFDRQITVNRPDVKGREAVLKVHARNKPLAEDVKLDVIAQRTTGFTGADLENLLNEAALLAARRDLKKITMEEVEEAIDRVIAGPEKKSRVISQKEKKTVAFHEAGHTIVGYYLEHADTVHKVTVVPRGQAGGYVVMLPKEDRFLMTKNELLDRVTGLLGGRAAEEVAFGEISTGAHNDFEKATAIVRSMITEYGMSKRLAPMQFGRSQGQVFLGRDIGHEQNYSDAIAYEIDQEMQELINESYARAKKLLEEKRDKMELLADTLLVKETLDADEIRQLLENGKLDKPVEPKVSVNIQGKDEEKSEPDTSADADKADDTTDTAEPETTDSSHDEQENKDDKDKPSS
- the hpt gene encoding hypoxanthine phosphoribosyltransferase, translating into MHEDIREVLLSQEVIQQKVRELGQQLTQDYRDLNPLCICVLKGAFPFMSDLVRAIDTHLEVDFMAVSSYGDSTQSSGVVRIVKDLDASVENRHVLVMEDIIDSGLTLSYLLELLRGRNAASVKVVTLLDKPSRRTTGLKPDYCGFEVPDAFVVGYGLDYAEKYRNLSYVGVLKEEVYSD
- the tilS gene encoding tRNA lysidine(34) synthetase TilS, translated to MLEERLTSWEEQLLPQGAGVIVGVSGGPDSMALLHRLWSAAAEKEWNVTAVHVDHGLRGEESAEDADHVQSWCRQQSIPCYVERVDVMGYMRKHGGNKQAVARELRYDAFYRVAQSVDATHVAVAHHADDQVETLLMRLLRGTGTQGLTGIPRRRRWRGMWMIRPWLHLSRADIRAYCATHRIPFRHDTSNEDPVYTRNRVRHELVPLLSSFNPRFDEALLQLSELATDEEQVWERLTKEAFHNVCTRVHEKGITLDIDRFNRLEVALQRRVIKLILNCLVKKSANEVDWQAVERVRTLTTGDNPSAQTPLPGGGWVQRQYHLLRFFSSAEEAKARAVPSSVSLQLPGEMAWGEGRICAQFVAGVPSATGRGLEAAVFDWERLPPALAVRARLPGDRMRPLGLGGSKKVKDLFIDAKIPQQERDGIPLVTAGNDIIWIPGVARSDIALCDADTRKTLVLRWTPDKGAH